The genome window ACGAGCTGGACGGCGTGGCGGTGCTGACGCTGGTCAACCTCGGGCCAGAGGAGGTGCAGTTCACCCTGCACGACGCCGACTGCCAGCACATGACCGACGTGATGGCCGACGGCCCCTACGACGCGCCCTCGGGGCACCCGGTCCGGCTGCGGCTGCGCGGCTACGGCTACCGCTGGCTGCGTCCGCGCGTCGCGCTTTAGCACGCCGCTATTTCCGCTTGATGACGCTGACGTTGCCGTCGGCCTCCAGATACAGCGCCTTCACGTCTTCGATCGATTCGATGCCCTGCTGCCGGTACTTGGCCTCGAGCTCCTCGTCGGTGATCGATTGGCGCCGCATGTTGTCGCGCAGCTTCCTGCCGTTGCGTATCAGCATGATCTTCTCCGGATCGACGAAGCGGCGCATCCACGGGAAATGGAAGGCCAGGCGATCCAGGATCATGTTCCAGGCAACCAGCGTGCTCACCAGCAACGCCGCGTCGCCCACACTCTTGCCATCGCCTGCCATGCCGTTCTGGGCCGCGTCGGCCACGATCACGACCAGCAGTATGTCCGCGATCCCCATCGAGCCCACGTCGCGCCGGACGACGAAGCGGAACAACAGGAACAGCAGCCAATACATGGCCGTGCCGCGGACCAGGGTTTCCAGGGGAGATATTGAAAAGGCGAAGATTCCGGACCAGTCCAAGGCGCATCCTCCGTGGCCACGACGGAAGGACGTTTCGCAAGAAGCGGACCTGGCGGGGAAAGAGAAAGGCGTGCGGGCTGGCGCGGCGGACAGGAATCGAACCCGTAACCCCAGGCTTAGAAGGCCTGTGCTCTATCCAATTGAGCTACCGCCGCCCCGAAGCGCGGAAGTTTACCACCATGCCGGCCCGCGGCCGCCCACCGGTTCCGGGCAAACACCTAGGCCCCCAAGAGAAGGATTTGCGACACAATGCAGCAGGCGCATGCGGCATAGCCTGATACGGGAAACCATGAGCGACCTCATCCTCGAAACCCGGGACCTCAGCAAGGCCTTCAAGGGATTCGTCGCAGTCAAGGATGTGAACCTGCGCGTGGCGCGCGGCAGCATCCACGCCCTCATCGGGCCCAACGGCGCCGGCAAGACCACCTGCTTCAACCTGCTCACGAAATTCCTGACGCCCACTTCCGGGCGTATTTTCTTCAACGGCACCGACATCACCCGCGAGGCACCGGCCCAGGTCGCCCGGCGCGGAATCATCCGGTCGTTCCAGATATCCGCCATCTTCCCGCACCTGACTGCCCTGGAAAACGTCCGCATCGGGCTGCAACGGCGCGACGGCGGGACCTTCCGGTTCTGGCGCAGCGTCTCGCTGCTGGACCGCCTGAATCCCCGCGCCATGGAACTGCTGGACGAAGTGGGACTGGCCGAATTCGCCGCCACCCCGGCGGTGGAGCTGCCCTACGGACGCAAGCGCGCCCTGGAAATCGCCACCACGCTGGCCATGGAGCCCGAGCTGATGCTGCTGGACGAACCCACGCAGGGCATGGGCCACGAGGACGTGGACCGCGTCACGCAACTGATCAGAAAGGTCGGCGCGGGCCGCAGCATCCTGATGGTGGAGCACAACATGAAGGTCGTGTCCTCCATCGCCAGCACCATCACGGTCCTGGCGCGCGGCATGGTGCTGGCCGAAGGCCCCTACGAAGCCGTGTCCCGCAACCCGGAAGTCATGCAGGCCTACATGGGCACGGTGGAAGGCGAGCTCCAGGGAGCCCACGCATGAACGGACCGGCGCTGCAAATCCGGGACCTGCATGCCTGGTATGGAGAATCGCACATCCTGCACGGCGTGGACCTGGACGTGGCGCGCGGGGAAGTCGTCACGCTGCTGGGCCGCAACGGCGCGGGCCGTACCACCACGCTGCGCGCCATCCTGGGCCTGACCGGCGCGCGCCGCGGATCGGTACGCATAGGCGGCGTGGAATCCATAGGCATGCCCACCCACCGCATCGCCCACCTGGGCGTGGGTTATTGCCCCGAGGAACGCGGCATCTTCGCCTCGCTGTCCTGCGAGGAAAACCTGATGCTGCCCCCTCCCCTGCGCGGCACCGGCGAACGGGCCATGTCGGTCGAGGAAATCTACGAGATGTTCCCCAACCTGCGCGAACGCCGGCATTCCCCCGGCACGCGGCTGTCCGGCGGCGAGCAGCAGATGCTGGCGGTGGCCCGGATACTGCGCACCGGCGCCGACCTCCTGCTGCTGGACGAGATCTCCGAAGGGCTGGCGCCCGTCATCGTACAGGCCCTGGCGCGCATGATCCTCGCCCTGAAGGCCCGCAACTACACCATCGTCATGGTGGAACAGAACTTCCGCTTCGCCGCGCCGCTGGCCGACCGCTTCTATGTCATGGAGCACGGCCGCATGATCGAAGCCTTCGCATCGTCGGATCTGGCCGCCAAGCAGGGCACCCTGCACGAACTGCTTGGCGTATGAGGAGTACCTCTTAGGAGACGCGCATGAAGAAGCAAGCCCTTGCAGCGGCCATCACGGCCGGTTTGGTTCTGGGATCCACGGCGCCGACGTTGGCGCAAGCGCCGAAGATTTCCGGCGATGTCATCAAGATAGGTTTCATTACCGACGGGTCGAGCGTCTATGCCGACATCGACGGCCCGGCGGGGGCCGACGCCATCCGCATGGCCGTGGCCGACGCCGGCGGCCAGGTCAACGGCAAGAAGATCGAGGTCCTGTACGCCGACCACCAGAACAAACCCGACATCGCCTCGGCCCGCGCCCGCGAATGGATAGACCAGCAGGGGCTGGACCTCCTGATAGGGGGCACCAATTCCTCGACCGCGCTGGCCATGGCCAAGGTCGCCACCGAAAAGAAGATTCCCTACGTCGTCATCGGCGCCGGCTCGTCGCGCCTGACCAATGAAGATTGCTCGCCCTACATCGTCCACTACGCCTACGACACCGTCGCGCTGGCGCGCGGTACCGGGTCGGCGGTGGTGGCCCAGGGCGGCAAGAGCTGGTTCTTCCTGACCGCCGACTATGCCTTCGGCCACTCGCTGGAAGCCGACACCAGCACGGTGGTCAAGGCCGCCGGCGGCACGGTAGTGGGATCGATCCGCCATCCCCTCGCGGCTTCGGATTTCTCGTCCTTCCTGTTGCAGGCCCAGGCCTCGAAGGCGCAGATACTGGGCATGGCGAACGCGGGCGGCGATTTCATCAATGCCACCAAGGCGGCGGCGGAATTCGGCGTCACCAAGACCATGAAGATCGCCGGCCTGCTGGTGTTCATCAACGACATCCAT of Pigmentiphaga sp. H8 contains these proteins:
- a CDS encoding DUF421 domain-containing protein, translated to MDWSGIFAFSISPLETLVRGTAMYWLLFLLFRFVVRRDVGSMGIADILLVVIVADAAQNGMAGDGKSVGDAALLVSTLVAWNMILDRLAFHFPWMRRFVDPEKIMLIRNGRKLRDNMRRQSITDEELEAKYRQQGIESIEDVKALYLEADGNVSVIKRK
- a CDS encoding ABC transporter ATP-binding protein; this encodes MSDLILETRDLSKAFKGFVAVKDVNLRVARGSIHALIGPNGAGKTTCFNLLTKFLTPTSGRIFFNGTDITREAPAQVARRGIIRSFQISAIFPHLTALENVRIGLQRRDGGTFRFWRSVSLLDRLNPRAMELLDEVGLAEFAATPAVELPYGRKRALEIATTLAMEPELMLLDEPTQGMGHEDVDRVTQLIRKVGAGRSILMVEHNMKVVSSIASTITVLARGMVLAEGPYEAVSRNPEVMQAYMGTVEGELQGAHA
- a CDS encoding ABC transporter ATP-binding protein, yielding MNGPALQIRDLHAWYGESHILHGVDLDVARGEVVTLLGRNGAGRTTTLRAILGLTGARRGSVRIGGVESIGMPTHRIAHLGVGYCPEERGIFASLSCEENLMLPPPLRGTGERAMSVEEIYEMFPNLRERRHSPGTRLSGGEQQMLAVARILRTGADLLLLDEISEGLAPVIVQALARMILALKARNYTIVMVEQNFRFAAPLADRFYVMEHGRMIEAFASSDLAAKQGTLHELLGV
- a CDS encoding ABC transporter substrate-binding protein, with amino-acid sequence MKKQALAAAITAGLVLGSTAPTLAQAPKISGDVIKIGFITDGSSVYADIDGPAGADAIRMAVADAGGQVNGKKIEVLYADHQNKPDIASARAREWIDQQGLDLLIGGTNSSTALAMAKVATEKKIPYVVIGAGSSRLTNEDCSPYIVHYAYDTVALARGTGSAVVAQGGKSWFFLTADYAFGHSLEADTSTVVKAAGGTVVGSIRHPLAASDFSSFLLQAQASKAQILGMANAGGDFINATKAAAEFGVTKTMKIAGLLVFINDIHTLGLAATQGLYLTDGWYWDQSNESRAWASKFEQKLKRKPSSLQAADYSAASFYLKAVKATGTDDPDTIMKWFKSNKINDMFAHDGYVRADGRMIYDMYLFQVKTPKESKGPWDYYKVAQKLPGDKVYTTPAESKCPLLKKS